The following proteins are encoded in a genomic region of Gossypium hirsutum isolate 1008001.06 chromosome D05, Gossypium_hirsutum_v2.1, whole genome shotgun sequence:
- the LOC107906555 gene encoding triosephosphate isomerase, cytosolic, which produces MARKFFVGGNWKCNGTTEEVKKIVTTLNEAEVPSEDVVEVVVSPPFVFLTFVKSLLRSDFHVAAQNCWVRKGGAFTGEISAEMLVNLSIPWVIIGHSERRALLNESNEFVGDKVAYALSQGLKVIACIGETLEERESGSTMAVVAAQTKAIAGKVTNWDNVVLAYEPVWAIGTGKVATPAQAQEVHCELRKWLHENVGGDIAASTRIIYGGSVNGANCKELAAQPDVDGFLVGGASLKPEFVDIIKAATVKKN; this is translated from the exons atgGCTCGGAAATTCTTCGTCGGTGGCAACTGGAAATGC AATGGGACAACTGAGGAGGTTAAAAAGATCGTTACAACATTGAATGAAGCTGAAGTTCCTTCTGAGGATGTTGTGG AGGTTGTTGTGAGCCCTCCATTTGTTTTTCTTACCTTTGTGAAAAGTCTGTTGCGGTCTGATTTCCATGTTGCTGCTCAGAACTGTTGGGTTCGCAAAGGTGGTGCTTTTACCGGAGAAATTAG TGCTGAGATGCTTGTTAATCTGAGCATTCCATGGGTTATCATCGGTCACTCTGAAAGAAGGGCTCTCTTGAATGAGTCCAATGAG TTTGTTGGAGACAAAGTAGCGTATGCACTTTCTCAAGGCTTGAAGGTTATTGCCTGCATTGGGGAGACTCTTGAAGAGCGAGAATCTGGCTCTACCATGGCTGTTGTTGCTGCGCAAACCAAAGCAATTGCTG GAAAAGTAACAAATTGGGACAATGTTGTTTTGGCTTATGAACCTGTTTGGGCCATTGGAACAGGGAAAGTTGCAACCCCTGCTCAGGCTCAGGAA GTTCATTGCGAGTTGAGGAAATGGCTTCATGAGAATGTTGGCGGTGACATTGCTGCATCAACTAGAATTATATATGGAG GTTCCGTAAATGGAGCAAACTGCAAGGAATTGGCCGCACAACCCGATGTTGATGGCTTTTTGGTTGGTGGAGCTTCTCTAAAG CCCGAGTTTGTTGATATCATCAAGGCTGCGACGGTGAAAAAGAATTAG
- the LOC107906554 gene encoding methyl-CpG-binding domain-containing protein 5 has translation MSNPVQPSTTDLPSDPLLKPEAFIDANDQNQSAELSEPSNGSIPNGAQSETPAQGPDISSSSAEPKGKRRVLVAPETWLPAGWSIEDRVRSSGATAGTVDRYYFDPSSGRKFRSKKEVLYYLETGIPPSKRKKGAEASGSEEVGTGNSGGNKQKKPDKKLKTLNFDFINVPQKVDWLLANASEDSWTPFLGDDQVSGPTKQDWAAAFASLIASKSGQTMY, from the exons ATGTCAAACCCGGTTCAACCCTCCACAACCGATTTACCTTCCGATCCGCTCCTAAAACCCGAAGCCTTCATCGACGCCAACGACCAAAATCAATCGGCTGAGCTGTCTGAACCTTCAAATGGTTCGATTCCAAATGGCGCTCAGTCCGAGACGCCGGCACAAGGGCCGGATATCTCGTCGTCATCGGCGGAGCCTAAGGGTAAGCGGCGCGTGTTGGTAGCTCCCGAGACTTGGTTACCAGCTGGATGGTCGATCGAAGATAGGGTTCGGAGCTCCGGTGCAACTGCTGGAACTGTTGATAGG TATTATTTTGATCCATCCTCTGGCCGGAAATTCAGATCGAAGAAAGAAGTGCTTTACTATCTAGAAACTGGAATCCCCCCTTCTAAAAGGAAGAAAGGAGCAGAGGCTTCTGGAAGTGAAGAAGTT GGTACAGGGAACTCTGGGGGCAACAAACAGAAGAAGCCTGATAAAAAGCTGAAaactttgaactttgatttcatTAACGTGCCGCAGAAAGTTGATTGGTTGTTGGCAAATGCCTCTGAAGACTCGTGGACTCCCTTCCTTGGGGATGACCAAGTTTCTGGACCTACTAAACAAGATTGGGCTGCTGCATTTGCATCCCTAATAGCCAGCAAAAGCGGTCAAACGATGTATTGA
- the LOC107906557 gene encoding probable serine/threonine-protein kinase PBL9, with translation MGICLSARINESPSNTGLSSKYVSSDGKDTSSTSSKASSFSAPLTPRSEGEILQSPNLKCFSFAYLKMATRNFRPDSVLGEGGFGSVFKAWIDENSLAAAKPGTGTVIAVKRLNQDGFQGHREWLAEVNYLGQLYHPHIVKLIGYCLEDEHRLLVYEFMPRGSLENHLFRRGTYFQPLSWSLRMKVALGAAKGLAFLHSAETKVIYRDFKTSNVLLDSNYNAKLSDFGLAKDGPTGDKSHVSTRVMGTYGYAAPEYLATGHLTARSDVYSFGVVLLEMLSGRRAVDKNRPSGEHNLVEWAKPYLANKRKIFRVLDNRLEGQYSMEAAFKAAALALRCLSAEAKFRPRMNEVVTALEQLQDSGECGSNPNNISSKPRIRRRSTGDTSNGRSTAAYPRPSASPLYA, from the exons ATGGGGATTTGCTTAAGTGCCAGAATTAATGAGAGTCCAAGCAACACAG GGCTGAGTTCGAAGTATGTTAGCAGTGATGGGAAAGATACGAGTAGTACAAGCAGCAAAGCTTCATCATTTTCAGCACCTTTGACTCCCCGAAGTGAGGGTGAGATCTTACAGTCCCCCAATTTGAAGTGTTTCAGTTTCGCCTATCTCAAAATGGCCACTAGGAATTTTCGTCCTGACAGTGTGCTCGGGGAAGGCGGTTTTGGCTCGGTGTTTAAGGCTTGGATCGATGAGAATTCATTAGCTGCTGCCAAGCCTGGAACTGGGACGGTTATTGCTGTGAAAAGGCTTAACCAGGATGGGTTCCAAGGTCATAGGGAGTGGTTG GCAGAGGTGAATTATCTGGGACAGCTTTATCATCCTCATATTGTGAAATTAATTGGATATTGCTTAGAGGATGAACACCGTCTTTTGGTGTATGAATTCATGCCTCGTGGCAGCTTGGAGAATCATTTATTCAGAA GAGGTACGTATTTCCAGCCTCTTTCATGGAGCCTTCGGATGAAGGTTGCTCTTGGTGCAGCAAAGGGGCTAGCCTTTCTTCACAGTGCTGAAACGAAAGTGATCTATCGAGACTTCAAGACTTCCAACGTCTTGCTTGATTCG AACTACAATGCAAAGCTTTCTGATTTCGGGCTGGCCAAAGATGGGCCAACAGGTGATAAGAGCCATGTTTCTACCAGGGTCATGGGGACCTATGGATATGCTGCTCCTGAGTATTTAGCCACAG GTCATTTGACTGCTAGGAGTGATGTCTATAGTTTTGGAGTTGTGCTGCTGGAGATGTTATCTGGGCGTAGAGCAGTTGACAAGAATCGACCGTCCGGAGAACACAACCTGGTGGAATGGGCCAAACCATACCTGGCCAACAAACGCAAAATATTCCGTGTCCTAGATAACCGTCTTGAAGGCCAATATTCAATGGAAGCAGCCTTCAAGGCCGCAGCCCTTGCTTTACGATGCTTGTCTGCTGAAGCCAAATTCAGACCGAGAATGAACGAGGTCGTAACAGCATTGGAGCAGCTCCAGGATTCTGGTGAATGTGGAAGCAATCCAAACAACATTAGCAGCAAACCCCGGATACGCAGGCGAAGTACCGGTGATACTAGCAATGGAAGGAGCACTGCTGCATACCCTCGGCCATCTGCTTCCCCTCTTTATGCCTGA
- the LOC107906553 gene encoding protein TRM32, translating to MGRKFDEQSVEVEFENHHPGCMGGLFNVLDYHHWYNAKKILPQRKLNRGRQARCCANPQTISMEREPVESQRLLDGEAEQIQVQQQTRKTGSTNKRSSKAPTKGLTSKERAKEENHDKQWIVGHSTGSQLQQADSTHHLEPSSFGLGWMNPIILVRKRGESSGTSSAKSKIPDADKHFEHIQNSEKHDKIGARTLVNQKPKSKKLSKQVSHNQVEGVDVLEIFKVNNDLFLDILQDPNVSISQHFPGKQTPKAVKLTKSGSFPIPGSPRAGYLRSSTLEQKKKEVWSFQKGEKPVAGTQLSKSRAIMRTGDQSQNNVKEEASSSSSQGSDSQRWNHLVMNRLKDIKQRIKQALKERGKTNNRTKVDGLTLQVSSRDTLSTNERDMSESSEKAVISSCIENNAADHDVSNDRLKRITRIKSINESLDRYTQLFQQSVSKETKLHHSRSLKLSHEDRIPSIGNAPKFFRRISSLSELESFCSLLYEVSSELPINNIQDHEADKKTDPHNEQKSISSPEDIDRFELVEAVIETELQEETREGSDNRDSTGLSVDKNGEEIAKSCEFNEDAVEQTGGLGEAEFFTKERRKIRQESVDYKTMGNSRRILFFEQDTEADPCYNYVKDILELSGFSQNKGLQTWFSLDQPLDPSVFNELERLGSTFYEVGSNCDHQLVFDLVNEALLEINGMSPEYFPNPFSFNSRISLVPKGNNVVQQVWTKVSKNLASQPQHDQSLDDIIARDLDKPAWMNLQADSEFVALELEDLVFHELLDEVVCFLDN from the exons ATGGGGAGGAAATTTGATGAGCAGTCTGTTGAAGTTGAATTTGAGAACCATCATCCAGGTTGCATGGGGGGCTTATTTAATGTTCTTGACTACCATCATTGGTACAATGCGAAAAAGATCCTTCCACAAAGAAAGCTCAACAGAGGAAGACAAGCCAGAT GCTGTGCAAATCCACAAACTATTTCCATGGAACGTGAACCTGTTGAATCCCAAAGATTATTAGATGGAGAGGCTGAACAAATCCAA GTTCAACAGCAAACAAGAAAAACTGGATCAACCAACAAAAGGTCTAGTAAAGCCCCAACAAAGGGTTTAACTAGTAAAGAAAGGGCTAAGGAAGAGAACCATGATAAACAATGGATTGTGGGGCATTCAACAGGATCACAGTTGCAGCAAGCTGACTCTACCCATCATTTGGAACCTTCAAGTTTTGGTCTTGGTTGGATGAATCCGATTATTCTTGTCCGCAAGCGAGGTGAATCCTCTGGTACGAGCTCAGCAAAGAGTAAAATTCCTGATGCAGACAAACACTTTGAACATATACAGAATTCTGAGAAGCATGATAAAATTGGAGCTCGAACCTTAGTAAATCAGAAGCCAAAGTCAAAGAAGCTTAGCAAACAAGTTTCACATAATCAGGTTGAGGGTGTGGATGTTTTGGAGATATTTAAGGTAAACAACGATCTATTCCTAGATATTCTTCAGGATCCTAATGTTAGTATTTCACAGCATTTTCCTGGAAAGCAAACTCCCAAGGCAGTCAAGTTAACAAAATCAGGCTCATTTCCAATCCCCGGTTCACCTCGTGCCGGATATCTTAGGTCTAGTACACTTGAGCAGAAGAAGAAGGAAGTTTGGTCCTTCCAGAAGGGCGAAAAACCCGTCGCCGGTACTCAGTTATCCAAGTCAAGGGCCATAATGAGAACCGGTGATCAGTCTCAGAACAACGTAAAGGAAGAAGCAAGCTCTTCATCATCCCAAGGATCTGATTCCCAAAGGTGGAACCATTTAGTTATGAATCGTCTCAAGGATATTAAGCAGAGAATAAAGCAGGCTCTCAAGGAAAGGGGAAAGACTAATAACCGTACAAAGGTGGATGGACTCACCCTTCAGGTTTCTTCTAGAGATACATTGTCCACAAATGAGAGAGACATGTCGGAAAGCTCGGAAAAGGCAGTCATCAGTAGTTGTATTGAGAACAATGCTGCTGATCATGATGTCAGCAATGATAGGCTCAAAAGGATAACAAGAATAAAGTCTATAAATGAGTCATTAGATAGATACACTCAATTGTTTCAGCAAAGTGTAAGTAAAGAAACCAAATTGCATCACTCAAGGAGCTTAAAATTGAGCCATGAAGATAGAATTCCTTCAATAGGGAATGCTCCCAAGTTTTTCAGAAGGATTTCCTCTCTATCTGAACTTGAATCCTTTTGCTCTCTTCTATATGAGGTTTCTTCAGAGCTCCCAATCAATAATATCCAAGATCATGAGGCAGACAAGAAAACCGATCCACATAATGAACAAAAATCAATTAGTTCCCCTGAAGATATTGATAGATTTGAACTAGTAGAAGCTGTTATAGAGACTGAATTACAGGAAGAAACGAGAGAAGGATCAGATAACCGCGATTCAACCGGTTTATCAGTGGATAAAAATGGTGAAGAAATTGCTAAATCTTGTGAATTCAATGAAGATGCAGTTGAGCAAACAGGAG GCTTAGGTGAAGCGGAGTTTTTTACAAAAGAAAGGCGCAAAATAAGGCAGGAAAGTGTTGATTATAAAACCATGGGAAACAGCCGTCGGATCCTATTCTTTGAACAAGATACAGAGGCTGATCCTTGCTACAATTACGTCAAAGACATTCTTGAGCTCTCAGGTTTCTCACAAAACAAGGGGCTCCAAACATGGTTCTCACTGGACCAACCATTGGACCCTTCAGTGTTCAACGAATTGGAGAGACTGGGATCTACCTTTTATGAAGTCGGAAGCAACTGTGATCACCAACTGGTTTTTGATCTAGTTAATGAGGCACTACTTGAGATCAATGGAATGTCACCTGAATATTTCCCCAACCCCTTCTCTTTCAACTCTCGCATTAGTTTAGTGCCCAAGGGAAACAATGTTGTTCAACAAGTGTGGACCAAAGTCAGCAAAAACTTGGCATCCCAGCCTCAACATGACCAGTCATTGGATGATATTATTGCTCGAGATTTGGACAAACCCGCCTGGATGAACCTTCAAGCCGATTCAGAATTCGTGGCACTCGAGCTAGAAGATTTGGTTTTTCATGAGCTTTTAGATGAAGTTGTTTGTTTTTTAGACAATTAA